One Coffea eugenioides isolate CCC68of unplaced genomic scaffold, Ceug_1.0 ScVebR1_62;HRSCAF=308, whole genome shotgun sequence genomic window, tggaatttttttgggaacaattctgcttggttagccgactttaaggaaattcccaaataagtccaacacctaacttgtttccaaaaatcaattgggcaattaagtaaaacacttgggaactccatcatcgtacttggactttcttttcctttgtacatcaattctttcctcttccattccttattcattacttgagctttccatttctactttttgtttccttgttcctttgatacaattgggagctattttgattaaagtttgataCTTTTTGAGAAATATTCTGaattcttcaaaggaaacaaacaagtggtttgagaagtgaattggtgagagcattagagtgccatacacacttgagtgaaaacacgagaggagtgaaacacttaagggagcaagtgaggcattttctactaacaatttgtcaagttttgcaggTTTCACCATGTCTCAGGAACATGAAATtaccattgctcagttatcacttaaaatggataatatgtggaaggaaatgcagaggagatttgaccaaaggttGGAAACAATCCATGAGCAAATTGATCAACTAAGTTCGTCTAGGGCTTCTTCTAGGAAATCTAGGGGAAAATCCACCCTGGGGGAATCTAGTGACTCCAATGCCGATTCGGAACATGAGGCATACGAGCAACGGAGACCAAAGCGAAACACAAGAGCAATCGGTGACGCCATCAAGGGGATTAAGATGAAGATTCCtcctttccaaggcaaatctgatcCGGATACATACCTTGAATGGGAAAGTCGAGTGGAGCTAGTATTCGATTGTAATGACTACACCGATGCACAAAAATTGAGACTTGCCGTAGTagaattcaccgactatgccATAGTTTGGTGGGAAAAAGTGGTTACAAGCCGGAGAAGGTGTGGAGAACCACCTATAACCACTTGGACTGAGCTCAAGAGATTGATGAAGAAGCgatttgtaccaagtcactaccatagagacttgtaccaaaaacttcaaaccttgacacaaggtcaacgctcagttgaggactactacaaggacatggaaatctccatgttaagagctgatattcaagaagatagagaggctacaatggcaagatttctcaatggtctgagggttgaaatagccgatcaactggagcttcaatactatgtggagattgaagatatggtggagaaggctatcaagattgagcaaaggctcaagaggaggggtacaacCAGAAATTATAACCCTCATCCACAAGCATTTACTCGACCATTCCAGCCTAGAAGGGAAGAGAGAGGTTCGAATACTTGGACCACTCCAAAGCCGAAGCAAGATCAAGGGTCAAGCTCACGGCCACCTTTTACCAAAACCGACTCCAAGGTTGTTTCAAAACCAacaattgaaacttcaaaacctaggaatcgtGACACCAAATGTTGGAGGTGTCAAGGAGTTGGGCACATTGCAAGCCAATGTCCAAATCCAAGGACCATGCTTGTGCTACCAAATGGAGACattgtcactgatgatgaagaggaggagTACAAAGACATGCCTTCcttggttgaagaggaagatgagatagaggaagttccaactcaagacaaagttgGATTGGTAGCAAGGAGAGCACTAGCTACTCAAGCTAGTAAAGATGAACTTCAACGTGACAACATTTTTACACTAGGTGCCATGTGACCAACAAGGTATGCAGCTTGGTGATTGACCCCGGaagttgcactaatgttgctagtgcattgatggtggagaaactaaacttgccaactagtgagcacccccgtccctacaagcttcagtggttaaacaatagtggagaggTACGTGTTCTTAAACAAGTTCTGGTTACTTTTCGCATTGGTAGGTATGAAGATGATGTTATGTGTGATGTAGTACCAATGCAAGCTGCACATATACTCTTAgggcgtccttggcaatttgaccaaagagtcacttttgatggtttcttgaacaaatactcTTTTATGCATCATTGTAAAAAGattacacttgcacctcttacacctcaacaagtacatgaggatcaagttagtctacaaaaagagtatgacttgcatgctaccaccaagaaggacaacgccaaagctaagaaattagtgttggccgacccttcttcaagcaagttggatcactctCATTCGGTCTTCGAACCCGCACAGGAGAGAAAACCCAGCATGCTTGCCAAGGTGAAAGATGTGAGAAAGGCCTTGCATTCTAatcaggttttatttattttatttggcaaggaatccttactcactaatgctcttgatgcttctttgcctagtgttattactaacctcttacaggagtatcaagacgtctttcctgaggatatacctaatggattgcctccattaaggggaattgaacatcaaattgatttcattcctggatcttcccttccaaacaaggcaccatATAGGACCAATCCTGAGGAAACCAAGGAACAACAACGACAAGTGGAGGAGTTGCTTGTTAAGGGTTGGATTCAAGAGAATCTAAGCCCTTGTGCTGTACCAGTTCTACTTGTTCCAACCAGCACTAGTCGGGTTACAATGGCCTTTGATGCCGCTTTTGCACGTCTTGATGCGTACAACGCGCAGCCCAACCAAACCTTGGTTCACCGGGCGTCCGCTCACGGTCCACCCATAGGCTTGAGACATCACTTGTGTGGCCATTATCATGGAACTCTTGCTGTCCACAACATGTATCTACCACCACCACAAGTTTTCCTGGTGTCCCACAAGGGTGTCTTGATCTTTCTTCGCTTGAGAAGGCGACATGCAGGCTGCTTGGTGACTATACACATGCTCTCATCACCTTTGTTTTGTAAGAAGAGtcatgatttggggacaaatcgcctttaagaggaggggaatgatgagaatatagaccaaggcccattccattcaagcacatggggaattggaagattcaagtaagACTGTTCGCGGAGTAACTTAGCTTGCTAATTAGGTTTAGTTTCATTATTGTTTTGTTTagattaataatttcggtcagATTTTCACTTCATTTTGGCGAATTTTGGAGTCTTAATTTCGTCAATTAAGTTGTTAGAGCCATTTTCGCCCCTTAATGAAGGGCAGttcgtccattggacattctagggtttgagtcctgtaaggctatatatagcctaggttttcattcattaaaggacaattcagattttataaaatattcgtgagtttattcactctctcttgcctcaagagaatttcctttgaatacttgagaattaatctcaagctgttcatcgaacttatcaatcaagtagtctccttgattgtggcgttcttctatccatacttttggttcactaaatttgctagtcgtgggttaaggaatctccttagtttgtggctcgtgattctagaagggtcaaagttccgccaatcaaTCCAACTTGGTgctcgtctagatccgtctcacatcacccttgcccgatcaacaaatctcgtatcatgtattttcatggatcaagtattaaaataagtgtccagttcaaccagatatttggaagcactcaccaaaagatgcggTGCCTTTACAAGTTACGTTCAGGTATTACTCCGTGTGTgtggtgtagacaccaaatttttaaggtattttgtttactattatttttatttttgattaatttcatttacttttagtcttttatttttaagtcattttaagTCGTTTAgttaaactttaatcatttaaccatttaattgttattttgtttgtttcgattATAGGtttttgaagaagaaaagaaaaaaagaaaaatcaatcgaagggacaagaataagacacataaTCCTATTTTGGGGTTGGAAATCTTGGCCTTTCAAGTTAGGTTTAGTCTTTGGAGGTGCCTTTAAAATAAAGGGCCGCAagccaaagaaaagaaaaaagagtgaCGGCTGAGgaccaaaaagaaagaaaagcaagagaGGACAGAGGTAGAGAGAATAGGGGTTGGCGGCTGCGGTTACAAGGAACCGAGAGCTAGCAAAAAAGGAAGGATGGCGGCGGAAACCATAACCAGAAGAGAAAACAGATGAAAAAAGAGGAGCCGGGAACTAGGAGAAGAGGGGAGCAACTGAGAGAGAGCTAAGCAGGGTGGCGGCTGAGAGTTTGAGAGGATAGAGGAAACGGAAACCAGGGAGGCTAAGGACGGCGGGGGAAATCTGGTGAAGGGACTGAGAGGAAGATGAGAGAAAGCGAGAGAGAGGTTCTGGGacggcaaaaagaaaaaccaggAAGGAATAGATCAGAGAGTAGATGGGTGACGGCTAAAAATCTGGGGAACCAAGAGAGGGAAAAGGAACTGCGGGTAACAAGCAAAAAGCCAGGAAAGAAAGCTAGGGAAGATCGAGGAACCgatgaaaattttcttcaccGGGCTGGCGAGCAAACCGAGTTCTAGGCCAAAGTTGGACTTCGATTCTGGCTTTTTGAAGGTTCTTGTGATTTCTGCACCTTCTGCAGCAGGAGTAGAAGAAACTTTGTTCACAAATCGCAGGGATGAAATAGATCCAGGCCAGTGGAATCGAGGCGCCAAGTATTAACTTCGGCAGCGCTAAAATCTTCCTCGACGCAAATTCCTGGGCAGTGTCTTCCCAGAACAGCTCATTTCTTTCTCCATCTCACCTGCGTTTAACCTTGCCAGCGTTCTCAGGTAACTATTGCCTTTCCTCTTATCAGTTTTTACACAACTGTCATGGAAATTCGGACCTAATGGATATGAAACTCTGGAAAATCTGTTTCAGCCTGATAAGTTTGCGTCGTCCCTCTGTTATATGGTCCTGAGACATTTCTTATTGttgaatatttttttgtttggttgatGAATCTTGCTGTGTTGGAGTATGAAAACAAAACGCATGAAGTGTATGATCTTGTTTGGTGTGATAATTTGTTTCATACGTTGGCTGAAATGAAATCCAGAAGATTGCGCAATTTTTGTTGCAAAAGATTTGCGTATTCGCTCAATGAACTTCTATGATTTTTGCTGCTTAAACATGAGTTTTTTATAGTGAAAATGAGGAGAACATTCAGTGGTTTTGTTGTTTGGTTCAAAGTGAGTGGGGTCGAGATGTTAATGGTGCATTTAGGATTGCGTCTGGGAGTGGCAGCACAAGCTCGACCAGGCTGCATTTTTGTCCTGTCGAACTGTCAAGACCATTGCTTGGTAGCTTAGGTAATGTTCAGCCGTAAGTTTTATGGAAAAAGGAGCTTCTGGCTTGTTGCAGCAACAGAGGTAGACATTGTTTTGCAAATAATCGAAACCTTCGCTGCTCCAAGTTCATCTTCTTTGTTGTTTCCATGTTCAGCTCCCTCGTTTGATTTCAATAGGGGAAACAATGGCATTTGGTTGATGTTAACAACATAGGCTTGGGGTCATTGCATTTGTGTTTGGTTTGGCTTGAGTTGTTTCATCAATGTGTTTCGGctggaatgagaaaagttgctGCTAGCTTAGAATTGCAGAAAGCTTCATTCGCTGCTGGAATTTTCGGTAGAAAGCTTTGTTCGTTTTTCTGCATGgagttttgcatgaaaattttccTCATTCTGGTTTTACCATTTCCTTGCATGCATGATAAGCTGGATAAGAACCTGAGGTTGGGTTTGTGGTTTGAGATATTTTGTATGAATCTGCCATGCGAAGTGCTGAAGCTCAAAAGCATTGCTTGCTGAAACTTTAAAACCATTTTGCATGAAAGTTCTCCAGGATTTGCAGAATTCCATTCTAAGTTTTAGCTTGTTTGGATGTTAAAATCATGTGTTTTGTTTGTCTAGTTTAAAGTTTTGATGTTTGGTCGAAAGAGTTTGGATCAAAAATTGCgtgtttgggtttgaaatgTTGAAAAAGAGAGTGCAGCAAATTTCATTTCGGTTGCTAGAGTGTAGAAAGtagttgcagaagcttgttcccttcgtggattgcatgggttgcatgaaaaaaaaattcccaaaattacactttggcccccaagtctcccttcatttcactatgacccaatcaattgaataatctcctcaatttggtccttggtagttttgattttacaacttcattgcttgtttgcttcaattgactactatgctttgtttcaattgcacttaagccatgactttaggggctttacgatcaagtgagttttgtatttgcgcatttcttttaatttttctcaattaaagtggtaccttgacctttttattgttttgaagccatttctcTTTCAGTTGGACACCattccaagggaggtataacttctttatCTTTTCTTGTCTCTCTCCTATGtaatccaacgtgctaagtgagaattgcatgtctactttgctttccttgcctttccttaattcctttcatttatttcatttacttttgcttttatcaAGTTAtctttttatggggtatgtgtacacctcttggcttgtaatagatagggcttggagagcatttttattcacttttcccctCCTCAATTTGTTTTAGctagccaatgtaataggttcattagtgtGATTTACATGCTTGtgtgctacgtgttacttgctttcttagggtcttgcatctagataccatgcttatgtgttatgtgcaatatgtgatttatgtgtttatttactttattaGCCTTTACATGACTTATTTGGCTTATAatggatgaatgcgtcaccgtggctagtccaacgctggccacGGTCTTTCCCCTCgggctctcgcaagtccaatgcttgtgagagaattttagaaaagggctagtccaatgctagacccaataggccgtcccctctcgttaatgcatacttgcatgtttcactacatttcatacattttttttagttttctagcatttggcatgctcctccaatcctttcccttcattttaggttttttgcatcctcatgctagttatagggtacatttgcttgagagtcccctttcggtaagggaaacgagcgagtgtggctacaaaatagccttagcacgctagttcttccttctaatcaaagggaaaattaaaatcatgaagggTATGTTTGTTtggactgaaaatattttcccgaaaaggttttccagaatttctggTGTTTGGAAGCAAAAGAGGTTGGAAAATTATTTCagctggaaaatgttttcaCGCCACCGGGTGTAAAATGACTTCCACAACAATTTTCCTGAAGTTAATTTCCGACGGCTTCAGGACTCATGAAAAAGGAGCTGGTGAGagttgtagaagttttttaacttCTCTGTCTTTGAATGCTTTGTCAAGTGTCCTCCGTAAGACTATCAAATCTCACTTCCGCTTCCAGATTCGTACTTTGCCACAGCCAAGTTATCTCTTCTATTTGAATAAATCAACTTACAAGATTCCGCTGAACAATACAGCACCAGTgaacttttttcattttctccaCGAAAAACAAGAAGGCCAGCCATGAAGATGATGAAGGCCGTGAAGATGCTCAAGTTCTGGTCAAGaaagcagaagaagaagaagaataagaagaagaagGCATTGTTCATTGAtaacccaccaccaccaccatgcCATTGTCAGTACCAATATTACTGTCCGCCGTATGAGCCCTCTGCCCCACCATTACCAACattatcatcttcatcatcatggGTTGAGTACGATCACGAGGCTCAAAACACCGTCTATGCAAACTCTAAGTTCATCTCATTTACCTCATCAAACCCAGCTCAAGTTCAAGATCCCGCATTTGGTCCACAAGACTTCGGTTCGGTTCCACAACCCAGACCGCAAGATCCTACAATGCCAGCTGCTGCCAGCATTACTTCCTATCAGCAGTACATGGTGCCAAATCCTGCTTACGGTGTTCCACTTCTACCTCAAGTTCGAAGAGAAAGGAGGGGTGGAGCTTTTGAATGCATGTTTGCCTTCGGGGCTCATTTGTTTCGTTGCTTCTTTCCATGCTTCCACATTCGGGAAGCCAAAAGGTGATCAGTTTGCTCCTCTGCATCAATGCCATCATCAGCAAGAAGCATCATGTAACGACAAAGGATTTTCCTTTGGCACAAGTCTACTGATATTTCTGGAGTATGAATCGTATAATGCCTTGCATGAACGGTGAACCGCCAGGAATTTAAGTAATAATGGTTGGCGACCTTCCTCTCTTTTTTATCTTTTGCTATCTTATTCCTTTTCTCTACACTCTCACACAAAAACATCTATGTTGATACAGAAAAATCTAGATATACAGTGAGTCTTGCCTTTTAGAagtttttttggagaaaaattgattcttttgctatttttggGACCGTTTTCCATTTGGAGATGGATTTTCGTTTTTGTTGAgcaatattttatattttggcaTATATTTGCTTCTGTATGCATTGAATTGTTCCAGCTTATTACCAATTCGAGTTGGAAAATTTAAGAATTCATGGtgtaatatgaataaatattttataaaaatgataatatgattataatgaatagaaactaaaattaacttgtaatgaaatgaatgttttgagagtagaaaaatatttgcaaTATATCAACAAACAtatcagaaaatattttcattcaCAAACCAAACActggaaaattatgaaaaaaggaattcggaaaatattttcacttaataaccaaacactagaaaattatgAGGAAAGAAGTGATTTTCCAGGAAAATGACTTcgatggaaaatattttccctagaaaaatattttcaatccaaccaaacggacccgaagttagaagtcattcccgtacccgacttgatgcactcctctaggttcatacactctcattttatcatatcacttcctcactttctttatccacattttctcactacttatatttttctcactccacatgccgTGTTCACACACTTCTATTCTTTCCCTATCAcctatttattttctacctcacaaaattgcacccaactgtacttagatgcatttactactattataccatattttcatccacttgcacacaaacacctttattttctcaattggcacacattgcacttttcttacatttgcacacttgcacttacatttgtttttgttttgcattcttctcacattttcacacttgcactcatatttgggtcttcatttgcattacccgtgacctctatgagagttttccttattggccatcacaactcatgtgattgggaccaaaaagcctcataagagacattttagatttaggattgcatttttttcatatccattagtcacatccaacatgcaacacatattttgggtagaagaattaagaaaagaagggctaagtcacgcaactagctttggctagggtaagggagtgccttaggctttgcctttgccttctcccttatcaaatgtgacccccgatccctttctttggttaggtagacctaagagttctttaaaaagggtttgtttacttttctttccaaaaaatcactttttgggtgacttggtacaccctaactctataccaagtggcgactccattttccatccaaaaaccctttttgaactttgtttggccaaatcgtcgcatttcacaatcccacagccttttattttcattttcacacacgttcacatacatatcccacacactactttcaccatctcaaaaagtggggcccgacagttggcgactccactggggacttcctaagtgggtccaagcatttgatttagctattcttttccttttttctaccctttttatgcatagcatttggatattagggttgcatttttcctttttaggactttttgcctcgcgcgcgtatcaaactactccctcactcacgtatgtatgattggttgtttggatgtatattttacttgttttatttcgcgctttgcattgcatttgggtgggggacataccctagagcctcgcgttggttcttgatcactcccctccaaacaagcactagcatacgcgcatacgctttaattttatacccctcatttatttttcttttagtggcttgtcacgccactccaccctgttaggaTTTCAGGCGACCCatttggacgtgtgatcgcgacacgacgtgtgcgtagcatgatccaaagggtcactcgatcttccgctttaagctttgggttaatagcctttagcttttagttgaaggttgaggatttttgatagattcactcagacatgtagctgtaacacgacgtgtgcgtagcaatgtctggggaattgctcgagccaccgacaaagaaccttgggattgatgacctttggtttctaagtctgaaggctcggggacctaaaacctatcgagtctagatgcattagtgagccccaacctcatgcatccatgatagttttacCTAGGATAacgtctgccttaccctattagggacactattcacgaggggaggggtccaacccctttctcccttttattgctttatttctttgtactgattgctttatctcgttgctacaatgtgttatgtgtgttTATCTgactgaactaacttttcttggttttgtgtctccattgcattcacaaaccctagcaaataagaggtctggcatgaccttcttttagaacttacccttgtagataggctattgcacgttcaAAGATTTTGGTACATTGCATTCTTagattaataatgccatatcGTTTtaggcctaccttggcgtataaagggtccttttaggtcatgatatCATTTGAATTGTatgttttatcgctttaataaactggcatcatgcataaaccctagaagggaatgccatttaggggatcccgtattaggaataaaccgccctgtgtctcggatacttaatccaaggagatttgcacg contains:
- the LOC113758653 gene encoding uncharacterized protein LOC113758653; the encoded protein is MKMMKAVKMLKFWSRKQKKKKNKKKKALFIDNPPPPPCHCQYQYYCPPYEPSAPPLPTLSSSSSWVEYDHEAQNTVYANSKFISFTSSNPAQVQDPAFGPQDFGSVPQPRPQDPTMPAAASITSYQQYMVPNPAYGVPLLPQVRRERRGGAFECMFAFGAHLFRCFFPCFHIREAKR